The DNA window TACGTGCCGCTGGGCCGCAGCATCCTCGGCAGTATGTCTAACGGTGTGGCAAACGTTATCGCCTACGGCAATCAGGGCATTTCGTTCATTTTCGGCGGGCTGGTGTCCGACAAGATGTTCGAGGTGTTCGGCGGCGGCGGCTTCGTGTTCGCGCTGCGCGTCCTGCCGGTGATCGTGTTCTTCTCCTCGCTGATTGCGGTGCTGTACTACCTCGGCATCATGCAGTTGGTGATCCGCGTGCTGGGCGGCGGCCTGCACAAGCTGCTGGGCACCTCGCGCACCGAATCGCTGTCGGCGACCGCCAACATTTTCGTTGGCCAGACCGAAGCGCCGCTGGTGGTGCGTCCGTATATCGCCACCATGAGCCAGTCAGAACTGTTCGCCGTGATGTGCGGCGGCCTGGCCTCGGTAGCCGGTTCGGTGTTGGCGGGGTACGCCCAGATGGGCGTGCCGCTGGAATACCTGATCGCCGCGTCCTTCATGGCCGCGCCGGGCGGGCTGCTGTTCGCCAAGCTGATGGTGCCGGAAACCGAGCAGACCCACGATAAAGACGATGCGATGAAACTGATCGCCGAAGAAGAGCGTCCGGCCAACGTGATCGACGCGGCGGCTTCCGGCGCGGCTTCCGGCATGCAGCTGGCGCTGAACGTCGGTGCGATGCTGCTGGCGTTTATCGCGCTGATCGCCCTGCTCAACGGCATTCTCGGTGGCATCGGCGGTTGGTTCGATTACCCGCAGCTGTCGCTTGAACTGATCCTCGGCTGGGTGTTCTCGCCGATCGCCTTCCTGATCGGCGTGCCGTGGAGCGAGGCGATGACCGCCGGTTCGTTTATCGGCCAGAAGATCATCGTCAACGAGTTCGTCGCCTACATGAACTTCGGCGCCTATCTGCGTCCGGACGACGTGGTGGCGGCGGAAGGCCTGCAGGTGCTGTCGGCCCATACCAAGGCGATCATCTCCTTCGCGCTGTGCGGCTTCGCCAACCTCTCCTCGGTGGCGATCCTGCTGGGCGGTCTGGGCAGCATGGCGCCCAACCGTCGCCACGACATCGCGCGTTTCGGTCTGAAGGCCGTCGCGGCGGGCACGCTGTCCAACCTGATGAGCGCTACCATCGCCGGTTTCTTCCTGGCGCTGTAAGCCATCCCGGAGCCCGCGACGGCGCGACCGATCGCGGGACTCCGCCTATACTCTAAGCAACGCGGGTGCTTGCCGCACCCGCGATCTTCAGCCGCTTCTTTAGCGAATTTGTGAACGATATCGCGTTATTTTGTGATGTTCTTCACATATAATTCCGGTCTGTTACAGTGCTATTTCATATAGTGTGACGATGAACGCGAATCGCCCCCGGCATTCGTGTTCAAATAGCTATTACTGGCCGGCCGCAAGGCGGGTGGCCATGTGCGGTGAGAAGGATCTCAGTTGCCGCCGCGGGAACGCCGTTCCCCTGCGCTATCTTCATGGAACCAAGTCCGCTCGCCAACACCCAGGTACTCAGTTGGAGAGTTTTATGACCGAATTAACCGCAGCAGCGCAACGTGCGCTGAACCTGATGGATTTAACCACGCTGAATGATGATGACACCGACGAGAAAGTGATCGCCCTCTGTCGTCAGGCCAACAGCCCGGCCGGCCACACGGCGGCCATCTGTATCTACCCGCGTTTTATTCCGGTAGCGCGCAAGGCGCTGCGCGAGCAAGGCACGCCGGATATCCGTATCGCCACCGTGAC is part of the Serratia marcescens genome and encodes:
- a CDS encoding NupC/NupG family nucleoside CNT transporter encodes the protein MQLIMSLVGMAVLIAIAVLLSSNRRAIKLRTVVWAFIIQVGIGALVLYVPLGRSILGSMSNGVANVIAYGNQGISFIFGGLVSDKMFEVFGGGGFVFALRVLPVIVFFSSLIAVLYYLGIMQLVIRVLGGGLHKLLGTSRTESLSATANIFVGQTEAPLVVRPYIATMSQSELFAVMCGGLASVAGSVLAGYAQMGVPLEYLIAASFMAAPGGLLFAKLMVPETEQTHDKDDAMKLIAEEERPANVIDAAASGAASGMQLALNVGAMLLAFIALIALLNGILGGIGGWFDYPQLSLELILGWVFSPIAFLIGVPWSEAMTAGSFIGQKIIVNEFVAYMNFGAYLRPDDVVAAEGLQVLSAHTKAIISFALCGFANLSSVAILLGGLGSMAPNRRHDIARFGLKAVAAGTLSNLMSATIAGFFLAL